The DNA sequence TCAAGATCGAGCATCAGCCATCCGGAGAAGAACCCGAAAgctgtcaaaaaaataaaaaaaatattgcaccAGAGGCTAGGAGTTGTTGGGTTTGTAGTAGCTGAGCACGCTGTACACGGTCTGTGTTGTGGTGAGCGCGAAGAGGAAGATAGCGGCGACGAGAGACAGTACGGCCCATGGATTCCTGAAGTAGGTGTGGATGAGGTTAGCCCTCCACGCGTTCCAGGGCTTCTTGCAGTACCTGCTGACCTTCTTGTGCACGGCGTCGAGGCTGCTGTCGGGTTCGAGCGTCACGTCCTTGGACAGTGAGTTGAACAGCCTGGCGACCGCCTTGTCGCTCCCGATGGCGTTCTGGATGATGCCCCTGGCGTGGAGCAGCGCGACGTCCCGCGCGCTGTCGATGATGTTGTCCATGAAGAAGATGTAGGATGTGACCTCGTTCCCAGCCCCGACGTGGAAGCGCTCGAACGCTATGAGGTTGAGGAACGTGGACTCGGTGGTGTCGTCCACCACGATCACGGGAAGCCTCAGGACCCCTTTGGAGAAGGAGATGTCCTTGAGGCTGTCGGTCTTGCTCTTCTTGAGCCGGATCCCGGCCTCGTCGAGCTCAGCAGCCGACCGGATAATCTCCTCACGGTCATCGTGCCCCATCTTGAACAGCTGATGGTGGACCTTCTTCTTGGGCTCCGTCAGCCTGCTCTTCCTGAAGATGTCCAGGACGTGCAGGCATTTGCCCATCTTTGTGACGCGCGTGCTGGGGGAGCAGAACTTGAGGATGAGGTTGTTGACGAATTCGTCGTCCTGCGTTGTTGGAGTTCAGTACATCGCGTCCGAGATTGTGGTCGTATTGATACTACTTGtggaaaagggacaaaaaaaaaaacgaaaatgaagcTTCCGACAGTAGCGATAGATTTAATAAAGAAAGTAACCTTTTTGCCGTCGCTCTCGACAGAGACCAACCGATCCAGCACTAGCATCGGAAGCTGATTCTCCAGCATCAGCATATCCCGCCGTATGTACGGCATTATGTAGAGCTTCCCGTGGTTGCTGAAGATGGGGTCGTTGGGCGCGTAGTCGTCCACCACCTGCGTCGCGTCCACCACCTGCGTCGCGGTCCTCAGGATCTCGAGCATGAAGCAGCCGTCAGTGATCATCAGCTCCAGGAACCGGCCCGTGCCCTCACTGCCACCCTCCTTCCACTTCGGGTCCAGTGCCTCATAGCTCTCCTCGAGGTCCCGCGCCACCTCCCTCAGGGACTCGAGGAAGGGCTCGAGGCGCTTCCCAGACCGCTTGAGGAAGTGGAGGAGCGCGCGGTTCTTGTGCTCCTCCATGGGGCAGAGACGGTCCTCGCCGTGGTGGTAGGGCCCAAAGGAGACGGCCTGCGGCTGGTAGGCTTTGTGGTTGAGGTCGGTGCCGCAGGTGGAGACTTTGTAGACGCAACGCTTCTTCCATATCTGTTGCTCGTCAACGGGCATGCGCTCGAGGCTCTCGTTGATGTAGACGGTCCATTCGTTCTGGTTCCGGTCCGGCGGTCGCGGTTCAGGCGGCATGGTTCCGCAAATTTCACAGGCTCCGAAAGTGTATGTTCCGGAGCTATTTCATGCTGGAAGGAGTAGAGGGGGGAGGTGAATTTATGGAGATAGAGAGATGGGGAAGAGTGTCGCGGGATGAAGTTTGAGATTCGTGCACAAGAGGTTAAGGGGAAAAGCGTTCAACGTTCCATGGATGCCGTGGGAATCGAATCGCGAAGCATTTAAAGGGGCCACTATGAGTGGCGAACAGGTAATCAATAAAAGCAATCAGTCGCGAGCATCAATGAGCTCCAACGGAGAAGGGGGTTGGATGCATTATCCGCATATTAATTCAACTTTAAACTTTTGTGTGAAACTCTAATATGATTCTTTCGATTAATTTTTGCTGAAAAATTACTGACGTGACGATCTAATCATCTTTTACCGTCCTACACGGCACGCCACCAGTTCAGCGATTTCTCATAAAAATCGGTCGGAAGAACTATATCAGAATTCCAAGCAAAGATTGATGACTCAActgataaaatttaaaagtttaggatcgaatCGATAATGGTGCAATATAGTTCAGACTGATTAGACAATTTCTCCCATTATTAAGCGTTTATGAGCTCCAATTGGGAAGTACTTGGATCCATGTAATTTTCTGCACCCTAACATGACTTCTTATTTCATACTCACTTCTTATGTCATGCAACTCTTTTACTTCACTCTTTCGAGATAAATTACAGCACTATGCATCTTAGGGCTTAAGCTCTAATTAAGAGTATTAGTGACCCCATGTTGGGTCTCCTTCTGTCCGGACAACACATTCAATTTCTAATCCCAAAGTAAATCAGGTGCAGAACATTCCTTGCTTGCTCAGGGAGAAAGTGCCCTCGGTTTCTCTTTCAGAAACTGATTAAAAGGCTGTCTACTGCTTTTGCTCTTAGAAGAAAGAATCCTCGTGAACATGGTGGTTTGGATTAAAGAAATCATAGCCCATTATCACGATAACCTTCAATtattaagtcaattttttttttgaaggtcaTTGTTACATTGAAACAAGGTAATTTGCATGCCCATCATGTATTATGAATGACGCTAtccactaggggtgagcaaaaaaattggGATCCACTAGAACCGGGTCAGATTGTACCCAACCGTCTGGTTTTGGGTGGTTCCCATCAGGTATCATTTcgattcccaatttcaatttgctAGAACCGACGAGTagcggttcggttcccggttttaCATGGGAACTACCCAACCCGACCAACTGGACCGAATCTATTTATATAATATAggtatatgtatattttttaagTCAAGCTATCTCACGCGAGGCCTACTCCTGTTTTTAGCTACATctattttgaatataaaaaagaacCCTTTACATCATTTTTGCAATAAGATTTACAAGAATAAAGATGAAGTTGAGGCATGGTTTAGTGGGTTGAAAGCATTAATTTCCCGATGATGTCATAGGAAAGTTGGCATCGAATCAAGAAGTGTCAGAATTCTATCTAAAGTGACCTATTCCATGGATCCACTTGGAAATAGGATACGGTCCAGTCCTATTCCTATGTGGATTCATGGAACAAGCGGATGGTTCATGGTTTCCATTTTGTGAAACAGGTCTCTAGCGAACAATTCTCGGTTCTAGAGTGGGAACCTCCTATTCTGGAACCGAGCACCCTATTGTCGACCACGTCATCCataaaatttagtttttccGGGATTTCGGGTTTTCGGCAGACTTGGCATCATATAAAGACAATGTACCCTATAAAGAACCCCACCGGCCGTGGAGCAGCGGCCACAGGCAGGAGCCC is a window from the Rhodamnia argentea isolate NSW1041297 chromosome 8, ASM2092103v1, whole genome shotgun sequence genome containing:
- the LOC115727675 gene encoding UPF0481 protein At3g47200-like, whose amino-acid sequence is MPPEPRPPDRNQNEWTVYINESLERMPVDEQQIWKKRCVYKVSTCGTDLNHKAYQPQAVSFGPYHHGEDRLCPMEEHKNRALLHFLKRSGKRLEPFLESLREVARDLEESYEALDPKWKEGGSEGTGRFLELMITDGCFMLEILRTATQVVDATQVVDDYAPNDPIFSNHGKLYIMPYIRRDMLMLENQLPMLVLDRLVSVESDGKKDDEFVNNLILKFCSPSTRVTKMGKCLHVLDIFRKSRLTEPKKKVHHQLFKMGHDDREEIIRSAAELDEAGIRLKKSKTDSLKDISFSKGVLRLPVIVVDDTTESTFLNLIAFERFHVGAGNEVTSYIFFMDNIIDSARDVALLHARGIIQNAIGSDKAVARLFNSLSKDVTLEPDSSLDAVHKKVSRYCKKPWNAWRANLIHTYFRNPWAVLSLVAAIFLFALTTTQTVYSVLSYYKPNNS